TCCTCCGAGCCCCGGGGTGCCGGGGGGTGTCGGGACCAGCCCTGCCGTGAGCGATGGAGAGCGGCTCTGGGGCAAAACCTCCGGGTTTTGAGCCGTCCAGAAGATGAATCATGAGCCTGGGTGTGTGACACAggcgcggagcggggccggccggAGGAAACTGCGCTGGCTCGTCACTCAAATTTGAGTCAGGGAGTGGCCCCCCCCCATCCTGCCCGGAGCTCCTCACCCTTTTTCCCTTTCGCAGCTCACACAAGGACCCAATGAACCCGGGAAGAAAGCACGGGGCACCGGCGACCCGCACGAACAGGCTCTTTCCCATAGGCTCTTTTGCCGGGGTTTAATTCCTTGCAAAATCCTACTCACACCCTCCTTTTATTAACTCTTGCGTGAAAGGCAGCCCGGCTTTTAAACCTGCCGAGGCTGAGCTGCCTGAGAGCTGAAGGATTTAAGGGGAAATAGAGCAACTGCATAGCGAAatgaaagtgtgtgtgtgtgggggggtcttggggaccctccccagggcactgcaggTGGAGACATCCCTGGTGGAACGGGGAGGGGAGACCCACAGAGAGCAGAGACTTGGACCCGGCAGGACCAGTTGGGTACAAACCCGGACATCACAAAGGGAGGGAAATTCAGATTTGGGTTGGGTGATTCGGACACGATTCTCTTCTCTCCTGTGCTGTTTTTCTCACCCACATCCTCACAAATCGCTCCTGTACCAAGCAAGGAGTCAGATCTGCGCAGGAACCTTCCCTGCTGAAATACCCAAAGAAATGCCTCCCAAAGAGGTTTTAAAAACCTCTCGTCCCCCAGGGTCCTACTCggagatggggaaactgaggcaggcaaatacaggctgggctgCCAAGGGAGGGAAGGGCTGCTCCCCCCGCCGGGTGACGGGGGCTGGGGCCAGCAATGGCAAAACCTGGGGTGGGGGTAATCCCGGGGGGAGCAGAAAAGGAGCTTGTGCGGAGTACAGGGTGCTGTGCGGGGAGAAACGGGGATCGCTGCATCTGCCCGGAGCCTCAGAGACGAAGtgagatggggctgggggctctgcctCGGGAGCTGGGGGATTTTTCTTGGCTGTAAAAGAAGTTTCGGTGAGTTTTTGCTTCCTCCGCTCGCTGCCACCATCCCGGCgggtgctgctgccctcctgcggctGCCTGGGCTCTGCTCGAGGGGGTCATTTTCCTCCCGGCTTCTTCCCCCTGACTTTTTAACGTGGATTTGGTAAAGAGAAGCCCATCGACCCTTACGCAGTGTTGAGAAAGTGCTGCTTCTCggttggaaaataaataacatccCAAAGCTGCCTTCTGAGGGCTCTCGATCTttccctgctccagctcccGCAGCCATCTCAGCCTGCTGACCCCATAAGCCAGCTTTGGGGCACCTCAATTCCTGCTTTCATTGCATGtgtccccctgtccctgcctgGAAATGCCACTGGTGTGTCTTTTCCCCCTGGTGCATGGCTTTCTGGCCAGCCTGTCCCTGTGCGTTGCACTGGACCACCCCAGGAACAGGTTTGAAGCTTTGTGGCTGGGTTTGTCTCAAAGATTTGACCGAGTGAGTTGTCAGTCCCAAAAGTCCTCTTCACTGGAGCCTCATCCTGCCTAGCAGCTGGTTGCCTGAACCTGCAAGTGctgccagctccaaaaggaCACAGACCCCTGTGTCCCCTCCCTGAGCCAGCACGATCGGGACCCTCACAGCACGGGGGGATACTCCAGCCCTTGCTGCCAGcatgatgcaaaaaaaaaccccacaacaacaaacaaacaaacaaacaaacaaaaaaaactttgaaaaagaaggaaaaagccaCAAAATGAAACGTTTGACTTCCTGTGCCCTCCTAGGCTCTCATCCTGCCTGAAGATGAGGATGGACCCGTTTTCCTGGCTGACTGCAGGAAGGTGCTGCTTGTCCTGCAAGCATCACTGTGATGGTGACATGGGGTGCACATAGGGCAGGGTGCACCGAGAAGAGTTTGGGCTCCTATCGCTGCTCTTTGGGGCTGGATACTGCCTGGAGAGCTGCACAAAAACTGGTCCTGGGGGAATAAATCATGGGATGCTCTGTGTCATGAAGCCTGTGGTTGGATTAAGGTAAAGGGCAGCCCAGGGAGTATCCAAGAGATGAtccaccccatgtccccagcttctccagcactgcagctggtGGCTGTGACCCCAGTGCCACGGCTGCAGCAGCCGGATCGGGCACGGAGGagaggctggagctggagctggagccagcagagggagcagaaaCTCCTCTGGTCTGGAAGCAGCGGGGAGAGGAGCTGCCACTGGGATGCTCTGGTTTTCCCTGGGGATTTCGCTTGGGCCTGGGGTTAAGTGCGAAGGGTCCCTGTCCTGACGGGTCCCTGTCCCGATGGGTCCCTGTCTTGCCGGGCTTTCTGCTTCCCCCGGTGCTGCAGACTGCCCTGCTGGGACAGCAACGCCATGGGTgaaacaaggaggaaaaagcaacaaGTAAACCCCAAACCTAACTGCTTTTGGGCCCTTAAATgtcacaaaagcaaaaagaggcactcagctcctggctgtgtaaaagaaaaatcagttgaCACGCTTCCCACTGAGCCTCCCTTTACCCGCAGCCAGCCGGCCTCCTGCTTCTGACTTTAGCTGCAATTTATCAATTCTCATTTGGGTTTATTAAAATCCCCTCTGGGGGCTGCACAAGGAAAGTGATCCAAGACGTACACAGATAAATCAGAGCGAGGTCCCCACATCACGGCAAGCTCCTGTTCCTCGCTGTCCAGATGCATCTGGACCCATGCATGGTGCCGGCTGGCCCGTGGGTGTAGGATCCCAAGCTGGGGACAGGAATTGGGGGGCAGCATCCCTGTGCTCCCCTTTGAAGGGGGCGAAGGAGcaagaggagagggagaaaaatgtgCCCTGGGGACAACCCCCCCCAGCCAGAGGATGCTGAGGGAGGGACGGATCCAGCCCTGCCATAGGACAGGCAgcgctgagcagagctgggggtggACTGGGCAGGATTGGGCCAGCGCTGCTCCTAAGGAAGGAGTgggtggcacagagcagcaagcGGGGAGCggagagagcagcagggaccTGAGGCTGCGGGCAGGGTGCGAGGGGGGGGACAACAAGGGACCTGCCACCCACCTGGGGCTGGCACCTGGTGGGATTGGGGAGCaggtggaggggctgggggcgaggATGTGTTAGGGGCAGGACCCTAGGGGTCAGCCCCCACCCAGGGGTGGCAGTGGGGTGGGTGCGGGCACCCAGAGCGGGGCGAGGGGCTGCACCCGCGTGGGGAAGGGGTGGGCAGCCTGGGTGAgcgtggagggggggggaaggcggTCCTGGGGGGAGGCTGCAAGGGGGTGGAGTTGCTGGTTTGTCTTTGAACACGGGGAAGACTTTTAGCTGGGAACTTGCATCTGTGGAGCTCCCAGCCGGCAGGCATCGGTCCCCTGCTCCTGCCGGGAGGTCCCCAGCGCCCGTCCCTTGGGGTGGCAGCGAGGGCAGGGGGCATGTGGCCACCTTTGGCCACCTTCCTCTCCCCTGCACGCCCTTTGCCTTTCCTCTGCCTCTCGCTCTGCTTGCTCGGGGACTTGTGCTGAGCTGCTCGTGCCAGGAGGGAGCCGGCAGCGAGCTGCACAAATTGGCTTCCCGTCCACCCCGGGCGTcgtgaggagggaggcaggagggggcacgGAGCCCGCCGGGATGTGAGGGTGGGCAGGGGGACAGCACGCATCCCTCCTGCCTCCCTTGGAGATCTGGGACCGCGCACAGACCATGAATGGATCCTTCTTCAACCAGACTCTCCTCGAGCAAGGAGCTTACCCCAACAGGACCCAGGGCTTGGGGATGCTCCTGGCCTGCTGCAATGGGACCGGCTCGGTGCTGGCGACCGACGGCGGCTCCTTGGTCCTCGCGCCGGACGAGAGGAGCCTGTACATCACGCGGGTGGTGCAGATCGCCGTCCTCTGCGTCCTCTCCTTGACTGTGGTGTTTGGCATCTTCTTTTTGGGCTGCAACTTGCTCATCAAGTCGGAGAGCATGATTAACTTTCTGGTGAAGGACCGGAGACCTTCCAAGGATGTGGGAGCTGCGATCATGGGGCTTTACTGAAGCCACGGGGCACCTGTAGGCAAGTGAACTGGCTGGACCTGGTGCTGTGATGCAGATTCCCGTGTGTTtggggcagctggggacagTGGGAAGGGGGACGATGGCTTTTAATGTGTCTGTGTCCATGGGGAAGCAAATCTGCGCTTCCCAGTGAAGGAACTTGTGGTGAAGGGGGAGATGTCCCTGGCGCTGTATCAAGCACAATAATTGACCAGCCTCGTGTTGCATGCAGAAATGGCTTAAGTTTTGCATGAAACTTGCAGAAACAGTGATAATGTGCAGATTTGGactctttttctgctgttacCTTGGATACCGCTACTTGGGATTtagggctaaaaaaaaaaaaagtgtaaaaagcAAACTACTcactacaaaaagaaaacaaagtaatgGGAAAGTGAAATTTGTGGCACGGGCCACATCGTTGGCcatggggcagggacagggaagGGTTGGGTGGGTTGTACAACAAAGTCTGCATGCTACAAAATGTGTTGGTCTGTTTGTGTTTTGGACATCGAGCATGCACTGTCTGGCAGTTTTGTAATGAGGAGAGCAtgttcttccttatttttttgttaaataaactggtactgtctttttttcacaacactgaaggaagaaaagaaacccaGATCAATACAAAAACCCTaccccaaacccaaaacaaaagcATGCTTGTTTTTGTACataacaacctttttttttttttttttttttttttcctaagtgctATATTGTTACAGTCCTTGAggtttttgtagttttttttttttttttgaaaactgttgaacattcaggaaaaagaaaaaaataatgaacctGTTTCAAAAGAATTTCTtgttgtcttcattttcttttcccgTGTGTGCAGAGCTCAGGTATTTCAATCCCAATTCCAGAGCTTAAATATAGTCATCTCACCTTCCAGTTGAACTCTTATTAAAGACAGTTATTTAAAGCAGAAACTACCATATATTGTTTTCACAGGCAAGTATCAGCTTCCACTACCAAATACATTTGTCAGGAACTACGTATTTTGGGCTGGTGTTAAATTCCTGCACAGTACCAAAACACAGAGTTTTCACAAAGATGCATCAAACACATCTTGCAAGGCAAGATTTCAGACCCTGAGTTGAAATCTCCATCTCCTCTGATCCTGATGAGCTGTCAAAACTAAATTATGTGAGAGGAGGAGGACTCCTGACCTTTGTGCTGTGATGGAATTGCAGCTCTGTCTGTGGGTGTGAGATGGAAATGATTTGAGTTTTGTTGCCCCAACAATATTCCTGCTGGGTCTGCTTCTGTGGTGGGAAAGCGATCCTGGATCccggaggagctgctgctttgatGTATGGGGATGTAAATCCtgagcagctctctgctgttCCCTGATGCAGGAGTGGGATTAGGGCATGGCTTGTAGTTAATCAGTGCTTGCTGAGCACCTTCTTCAGGGATCCCACAGGATATTGTTGGGCTAGCCCTGATGCAGAGTGAGATTCGTGCAGTCCTGTCACTGATTGCTCCCGCTAACCTTAGGAGCACAAAGACACCGCAACAGCAGGACCACGATTTGGGAACCAGAGCTCTGGATTGTCCCACTGGTGCAAACACCCTGCTCTGCCAATCTTCACCATGTACTCACGTGTAAAGCCTAAACGCATCCCTGCGTCTCCAGGTGGCAGGGGCTAGGAGGGACTCGTAGGGTGGTCACTGTTGTCTTCCTCTGCAGgcaggggaggaagagagggctCGGCAGGAGCCTGACGAATGCTCTGAAGAAGCCTCTTTCTTCCATGGATCAGCCACTGGAGCTGGTTAGCTCTGCTGGAAGCTCCCCCAGCCTCTGAATCTGACCCTGAGGGGGTCACGTTGGGCCTGGAGCCCACACGAAGCAGACACACACCTCAGCAACCTCTGTGTGGTACAGGGATCTTGCTGCCCTGTGGGGAAGGGTGGCTCTGCGATGTGACAGAGCCACCAGCTTGTCCTAAGGGTCCTTACAGGCCACCTCCAGGAGGGGGATGTGGAAACCTTCATCCCTTTTCTGCTCTGGAGTCTtctgaaggaaaggagaaaaggcagCTGCTGTAGGGTCACGTACACAAGAGGTGGGGGAGGCGATGCAGTGCCTCAGAAAGCTGAGCTGGCCCCCACTGAGACCCATGGGGCTTGCTCAGGAGTCACTTAGAGGAGGGGGGACTTTATGTTCTCATGTGGCAAGAGCCCCATTCATCCTCTAGTCCTGTTACGTCCCTTCCTTGGCCATGAGGGCTCTGTCTGCATTGCCAGGCAGCGAGGACCAGCAgaggaggggctgcagggtgggcACCATCCAGGTTTGCCGCACCACATGGTGTGTATCCCCCCGAGGTGACTGGGCTTCTGCCTTGCTCACAGGGAGTTTACATCACCTGCACACAAATCCCATTAGAGTCCCAATGAAAAGATGATGGCCCCACTGAGAGGAGGAAATATTTGGGGAAAAGGAGACCTCAGGAGGACCAATGTCAGCACGGTGACAGCAAGGTGAGACCAGAAGGAAGGATGGGAGGGAGGATGCTGAGGGCACCACGATGCTCCCCAGACCTCAGGCTGCCACCCCAGGTCCTGGGGACCCGGCTGCTCTGCCAAGGGGCACGAGTCCTGCAGCCGGAGGATGAGCTGCTTGCTCCGGGGCTGGTGTAAGGAAAGCATCCCATAATAATGGCTCCTTCTGCTGCCCTTCCCCCACAGATATCTGTGCTTTCTCATCTCATCTCCCGCCCACTCATTTAGCTCAAGCTTGCAAGTGGGTACTGGTTCCCAAGAAAATTTTAAgcagttttttccttttttttttttttttttgaaggagaacagtttaaggttattttgattttttatatatatatacttaattgCTGCTTGTAGTTCATTAGCTCCCAGAACGTCACTGGGGTGCCAGTACAAGTATGTCTGAGAGACTGCACTGGCTGTAAAATACAGCAGAGAGAGGAGGGATGTGCTCGGGGGGAGCCGCACATCAGTGGCAGAGTGAGGACCAGACCTCGAGCCCCATTTAAGCTCATCTCCTAGCGGTGGAAGGCAAGGAACCAACACAATCCACAACCCTGACCTGTGGGACTGGCCACACTGGTCTGAGCCATGGGTCCGCTTTATCGGCACCTTTTCTCTGGAAATAGTCATGATTTTAGGCAGCATGTGGGCTGTCAAGCAGTCCTGCTAATGGGAAACTGCTTCTTGGCCCCACCATGAGAAACCTGCCCTGGACCTTCGTGGTCCTCCTCCAGGAGCTGTCCCCGTCTCCGGGCTGGTTCCCGCTCTGCTCCAGCTGGAATTTCTGATTTCTAGAcaagcagcagggaagcagcagaggcaggcagATGTGAGAACATTTCCCCCTGCTGAGCTTGCAAACAGGCAGCCTCTGCCTGGTGTTACAACCGGAGAAATGAAGAGCTGCCTTGACCCGCCTGGGAAAACCCAGCAACCCCGGCCATGCCATCCTGCCTGTGGTGGGGAGAAACCCAAAGCAGGTCCCACATCTtgcccagctcctcctccctgccctggcaGCCTTGGCTGAGGGCAGAGAAAGAGTTAAACAAGATGAGACAGACAAACAGATTAAGGGGGAGGGAGGATCCCAACCTGAGCCTGGCACCAGATGTACCGGAGCGCGTGCACCAAACATACACAGTATTTAATAATTCCTGAGAATTGCCATGGTAATGAAGTGCAGAGTCAGGTTGTTAtggaaacagccttttttttttaggcaggGAGGCATTACCCAGGTTGTAACCTCAATCCAGCCTGAACACTTTTCAGACAGCCcccccaaaataataaaaaaaaaagaagtaaaataaaatcaaattagaTAAGTAGCAGTTTCCTGTCTCTCGTCTGGCAGTTCTGGGCTTGTTCTGTAGGCAGgtggagggaggctcagacacACATCGCCCAGAAAAGCCTGGGCAATGGCTGGGAGCATCCCCCCAGGTCCTGAccccagtgctgctgggggtgctggggctggaccCTTCCCCTGGCTGGTCCTGGGATGCTCCAGCACCACGTGTTTTCCCTGCCAGACCCCTGGCCTGGCTTCAGGGTGGGGGGACATGGGAAGTTCATACCCATCTCTCTTGAATTTATTCGCACAAGGCAGTGGCCACGCAGAAACCCTCGTCCCAGCCAAGCCCACGGAAGGATGCTGGGATCCCACCTGCCTATGAACACCTGCACCCCAAGCACTGAAGGTCCCAAAGCCAGGATGCATAACAAAACAGGCAGTTTGGGGGCTGGAAAAGAATTAACAGGCCACGTTCCCAAAGCCAAAAGGCACACCTAAGAAGAAAGCACAGATTCCCTGAGCTCTGGCTCAAGCTCTCTGATGGGGCATCCATCAAGTCAGAGTGGAaatcccccatgtccccgttCTGCTTCCCATCAACGGCAAAATGCAAGCTGCTCCCATCTCCTCTCTAAGCAGCCGTTCCACCAAGTGTGGCAGGTTTGTCCAGCCGCTGCTCatattgaattttaatttagtGCTGGATAAATCAGCAGCTCTGTGAACCTGTTTCCTATTCCGGAGGCTGAGGCAGAGCATTTAGGGTTCGCTTAGCAGAGAGATGGTCTGAAATACAGCGTGCAATTACTCAGGAACATTGCTCCATAAATCCCCGCTGCCGCTCAGCATGGTTCTCTCGCGCTGGCTGTGTGAGAGCCATCAGCCTCCAGAGAAAGCCTCTGTAGTCCATTAGCTCTGACAGAGAGGGACAAGTCAGTGCCACGAGAGCCTGGTACCCAAGGGAGAGCTGAGGCCAAATGATGACAAAATTTAAGAGCATTGTAGCTGCAAAGGCATTGAAAGGGGTTTCTCCCTCTTGCTCTCTGCTGAATCGGAGCTATCATGGGATTGCAGGAGCATTTAGTGCCCTCAATGCAAAACACGGGCCTTACAATCTGTCTGTGCTGGTAAAGAGGAACAACAAGATCATTCCTGGCCACTGGGGCTTGGCTGATGGATGATACTGCTGACTTGTGCGAAGGGTTCTCAGTATGGCTCAGACCTGTGACAACAGCTCTGACCCGAACAGTCCCCGGGCAGTGGCAAAAAGACCACAGTGCACTCCAGGATATTGCTTCGGACAGTGCTGTCTGTGCAGGGTGAGCACCTCATTAGGTTTGATGGGTTTGCAGGGGCTGCGTGCCAGTGTAGATATCTTTAAAGCAGTTTTTGGGCTTTCTGAATCCAACTTGGCTTCCTCAAGTATGAATGAGGGATTGGAAACCCCAGGGTTTAGTCCTGGAGAATACATCTTTGGGCAAACAGCGAGCCCAGTGAAGCACAAAACATCCTCGGTATCCTTGACAACTGCCTCTTTGGTGGTGTTGGACAAATCTTTGAGTTCCCACCAGTTCCCCCATTAAGATGGCTTAGCCAAGCGAATCCCTAGCACTGCGGTCAAGCTTGCGCTCCTCTGATTTTACAGACAGGCAATTTCGTGGACTTGTTTGTTCCATGAGGACGTGGTTATAGAAAATTTAGCTCAGAGAAAATCAGAGTGTTGCCAACGATCAGTATGGTTTGGCACTTCCCTGAAGATATCACCGTCAAAGTGCTGGAAAGCAGCGGGGGCACTGGCAATGCTCAAAGACATGAGCAACTATTTGAGTGGCTGTCTCTGATCTGAAAAATGCTGCTCATCTACACGTATTTCAGGCTGTGAGTGTAGCAGAAGTCTAGCTTCAGAGACACCTTTGCAGTTCTCCTCTTTCCTAGAAGTTCATTAGCGTGGAAGACGTTTTCACATCATTAAGGCGGGTTAatcaacaacaaagcaaaaatgtctttttaatgaGAAAGATGGCACAGTAGTGCGAGAAGCAGAGAGGTGGGTCTGCATAGCAATTTGGCTGCAGGTCCAAGATCCCTTTAAGGTGAAAGCAATGCTGTTGGCACTCTCCATCAACCCACAGTGCTCAGGAACATGAGCGCT
This portion of the Anas platyrhynchos isolate ZD024472 breed Pekin duck chromosome 28, IASCAAS_PekinDuck_T2T, whole genome shotgun sequence genome encodes:
- the RPRML gene encoding reprimo-like protein, yielding MNGSFFNQTLLEQGAYPNRTQGLGMLLACCNGTGSVLATDGGSLVLAPDERSLYITRVVQIAVLCVLSLTVVFGIFFLGCNLLIKSESMINFLVKDRRPSKDVGAAIMGLY